One stretch of Streptomyces sp. A2-16 DNA includes these proteins:
- a CDS encoding glycoside hydrolase family 43 protein has product MYALRARLTVILLAVCLLFTGQALTTPQQAAAADPGYLMVHFTNDSATGQMLYLAHSADGMHWNDLNGGQPVLNSKIGTKGVRDPALVRSPDGSKYWIIATDLCVRCGSTYQNGSPNFVVWESTDLVTWSKPWLLAAASLVPGGKNAWAPEAIWNPETNDYVLYWATNATLNGINKYRIYAARTTDFHSITTPQIWIDPPGSTAVVDTQMTEVPAGTGPYRYLRVSGDGQNNVEGSNSILGTWTNLGNLSSIGLTGNVVEGPVWMRFQDRNEWALYIDYNSPQGVREYRPILTTNPFDVSSYRLQPTTSYDMGGTAKRHGAIMALTSAEESRVLARWPNTPAQRLQSYNFQDRYVRQTNFDVRIDPNVTPVEDSQFRLRPGLAGAGTVSFESVNYPGYYLRHQNYDFQLVLNDGSAQFAADASFNKVAGLADPTWSSFESYNHPGLYIRHYAYQLRLDPITTALGRGDATFRVTN; this is encoded by the coding sequence ATGTATGCGCTCCGCGCCCGGCTGACGGTGATATTGCTCGCCGTCTGCCTCCTCTTCACGGGCCAAGCCCTCACCACACCCCAGCAGGCGGCCGCCGCCGACCCCGGCTACCTGATGGTGCACTTCACCAACGACTCCGCGACCGGTCAGATGCTGTACCTCGCGCACAGTGCGGACGGCATGCACTGGAACGACCTCAACGGCGGACAGCCGGTCCTCAACTCGAAGATCGGCACTAAGGGCGTGCGCGACCCCGCACTGGTGCGCTCCCCCGACGGCAGCAAGTACTGGATCATCGCGACCGATCTGTGCGTCCGCTGCGGCTCGACGTACCAGAACGGCAGCCCCAACTTCGTGGTGTGGGAGTCGACAGACCTGGTGACCTGGTCGAAGCCGTGGCTGCTCGCCGCCGCCTCACTGGTCCCCGGCGGAAAGAACGCGTGGGCGCCGGAGGCGATCTGGAACCCCGAGACCAACGACTACGTCCTGTACTGGGCAACGAACGCCACGCTGAACGGCATCAACAAGTACCGCATCTACGCCGCCCGCACCACGGACTTCCACTCCATCACCACCCCGCAGATCTGGATCGACCCGCCCGGCAGCACCGCGGTCGTCGACACCCAGATGACCGAGGTGCCCGCAGGTACCGGCCCCTACCGCTACCTGAGGGTCTCCGGCGACGGCCAGAACAACGTCGAGGGCAGCAACTCGATCCTCGGGACGTGGACCAACCTCGGCAACCTCTCCAGCATCGGCCTCACCGGCAATGTGGTCGAAGGGCCGGTCTGGATGAGGTTCCAGGACCGCAATGAGTGGGCCCTCTACATCGACTACAACAGCCCGCAGGGCGTACGCGAGTACAGGCCGATCCTCACGACCAACCCGTTCGACGTCAGCTCCTACCGGCTGCAGCCGACGACCAGCTACGACATGGGTGGCACCGCCAAGCGCCACGGCGCGATCATGGCCCTCACCTCCGCCGAGGAGAGCCGCGTGCTCGCCCGCTGGCCCAACACCCCGGCGCAGCGGCTCCAGTCGTACAACTTCCAGGACCGGTACGTGCGCCAGACCAACTTCGACGTGCGCATCGACCCGAACGTCACCCCCGTCGAGGACTCCCAGTTCCGGCTGCGGCCCGGCCTGGCGGGCGCCGGCACCGTCTCCTTCGAGTCGGTGAACTACCCCGGCTACTACCTGCGTCACCAGAACTACGACTTCCAGCTCGTCCTGAACGACGGCTCCGCCCAGTTCGCCGCCGACGCCAGCTTCAACAAGGTCGCCGGACTCGCCGACCCCACCTGGTCGTCCTTCGAGTCGTACAACCACCCCGGCCTCTATATCCGCCACTACGCCTACCAGCTCCGCCTCGACCCCATCACCACCGCTCTGGGCCGCGGTGACGCCACCTTCCGTGTGACGAACTGA